A single window of Danio rerio strain Tuebingen ecotype United States chromosome 15, GRCz12tu, whole genome shotgun sequence DNA harbors:
- the proser3 gene encoding proline and serine-rich protein 3 isoform X2, which translates to MRSSGAAVFTRHNPFPPDPPLSKSHYSPSRSRKIPKQQKRLALSPVRFAEPPSPPDPPQTASLRKEDQVFHERSRSVVLCPPSSTECQLSFSESWPSTELSCSADNTNISPCSEAQTKAMRNMVAPETNGSKEPSVLAKYIERFRFGKPQSREERQHQTTDGGVDQPFWWMSTSPPSSSTPTQSSEKHIREALDLMNDDPEISQSPISKPRLDETSMSPTRHMLNLSLLSELCESSHCDQEEPEILQLQERASRLLQRSEHSLSSVSVPISSEGLGCSDFSSPVSTDEPLRRPVLSTLMPSNHLVLEAGLCEGMPIPPAVGSEGSGVRREDDILFQWRLRRKMEQARQRCLEAPFYNSVLHLPLSQTAGPNKQSTLNSSPHQTANLSFTPVTSVSLDPPVLETTLPISSPSVSRLQPDVIREQPDLDVHPKALRQHSSRTVTNNLESPYSQSQQQQHRKQIRPRTSIPESTAEQRTQRSQRSSSPSPQTSDSTEEHWPNLKEKKETAGKRKTEHERREKKKNAPSSQKKKSERHASEAGRSPVRVRHSRGHEGVTRNPEKPSGKSRWQEECQSSARGGNRAPPPSPIHNALGQAVSEVLFAGSDSPTQCKTPSSSDSQAYTPPPPPQSPAVSCSGVQQSVQVIDQLMQDAEDSDGEEFEDDPLLQVLRQQRKWVKDQLREVDLMLQHL; encoded by the exons ATGAGATCAAG TGGTGCAGCCGTTTTCACAAGACATAATCCGTTTCCACCGGATCCTCCATTGTCCAAGAGCCACTACAGTCCATCTAGATCCAGAAAAATCCCAAAGCAACAAAAACGGCTG GCCTTGAGTCCAGTCCGATTCGCTGAACCACCAAGTCCTCCAGATCCTCCTCAGACAGCATCTTTAAGAAAGGAGGACCAGGTCTTCCATGAAAGATCACGTAGTGTGGTTCTCTGCCCTCCTTCATCTACTGAATGCCAGCTGAGCTTCTCTGAGTCTTGGCCTTCCACTGAGCTCAGTTGCTCTGCTGACAACACTAACATTTCTCCCTGCTCTGAAGCTCAAACAAAAGCCATGAGAAACATGGTTGCACCGGAGACAAATGGATCCAAGGAACCATCAGTTCTTGCAAA GTACATTGAACGCTTTCGTTTCGGAAAGCCACAGAGTCGAGAGGAGAGGCAGCACCAGACGACTGATGGAGGAGTAGATCAGCCATTTTGGTGGATGTCCACATCTCCTCCATCCAGTTCAACACCAACACAATCTTCAGAGAAACATATCAGAG AAGCACTTGACCTCATGAATGATGATCCTGAAATCAGCCAGAGCCCAATTTCGAAGCCTCGGCTTGATGAAACTTCAATGTCTCCAACTAGACACATGCTCAACCTCAGCCTGCTG AGTGAATTATGTGAATCATCGCACTGTGATCAAGAAGAACCAGAGATACTGCAGCTACAGGAGCGAGCCAGCCGTTTACTGCAGAGGAG TGAGCATTCTCTCAGCAGTGTCTCTGTGCCTATCAGCTCTGAGGGTCTGGGCTGCTCTGATTTCTCCTCACCCGTCAGCACAGATGAGCCACTCAGAAGACCAGTCCTGTCCACCTTAATGCCTTCAAACCACC TGGTTTTAGAGGCCGGTTTGTGTGAAGGGATGCCTATTCCTCCAGCAGTGGGTTCTGAAGGGTCTGGTGTCCGCCGTGAAGATGACATCCTGTTTCAGTGGCGTTTGAGAAGGAAGATGGAACAGGCTAGACAGCGGTGTCTGGAGGCCCCTTTTTACAATTCTGTTCTCCATTTACCTCTGTCACAAACTGCAGGACCAAACAAG CAAAGCACATTAAACAGCTCGCCTCATCAGACAGCAAACCTCTCCTTCACACCAGTCACCTCCGTTAGCCTCGATCCTCCAGTCCTTGAAACTACTCTCCCTATTTCAAGCCCCAGCGTCTCCAGACTCCAGCCTGATGTCATTCGAGAGCAACCAGACCTCGACGTCCATCCCAAAGCCCTTCGCCAGCACTCCAGTAGAACTGTCACAAACAATCTGGAATCTCCTTATTCCCAATCACAGCAACAACAACACCGCAAACAAATCAGACCACGAACCAGCATCCCAGAAAGCACAGCAGAGCAGCGCACACAGAGATCACAGAGATCATCTTCTCCATCTCCACAAACATCTGACAGCACAGAGGAGCACTGGCCAAACCTGAAGGAGAAGAAGGAGACTGCAGGCAAAAGAAAGACTGAACATGAGAGACGAGAGAAGAAGAAGAATGCACCTTCAAGCCAAAAGAAGAAATCAGAACG TCATGCTAGCGAGGCAGGCAGAAGCCCAGTGAGAGTCAGACATTCCAGGGGTCATGAAGGGGTCACTCGCAATCCGGAGAAGCCAAGTGGAAAAAGCAGGTGGCAGGAAGAGTGTCAAAGTTCAGCACGAGGAGGAAACCGAGCACCGCCACCCTCACCTATACACAACGCTCTGGGACAG GCAGTCTCTGAGGTGCTGTTTGCCGGTTCAGATTCTCCAACACAATGCAAGACTCCAAGTTCTTCAGATTCTCAAGCATACACACCACCTCCACCCCCACAATCCCCAGCGGTCTCTTGTTCCGGTGTGCAGCAATCCGTGCAGGTCATAGATCAACTCATGCAGGACGCAGAAG ACTCTGATGGGGAGGAGTTTGAAGACGATCCATTATTGCAAGTACTCAGACAACAGAGAAAATGGGTAAAGGATCAACTTCG tgaGGTGGACCTGATGCTCCAGCACCTCTGA
- the proser3 gene encoding proline and serine-rich protein 3 isoform X8 codes for MRNMVAPETNGSKEPSVLAKYIERFRFGKPQSREERQHQTTDGGVDQPFWWMSTSPPSSSTPTQSSEKHIREALDLMNDDPEISQSPISKPRLDETSMSPTRHMLNLSLLSELCESSHCDQEEPEILQLQERASRLLQRSEHSLSSVSVPISSEGLGCSDFSSPVSTDEPLRRPVLSTLMPSNHLVLEAGLCEGMPIPPAVGSEGSGVRREDDILFQWRLRRKMEQARQRCLEAPFYNSVLHLPLSQTAGPNKQSTLNSSPHQTANLSFTPVTSVSLDPPVLETTLPISSPSVSRLQPDVIREQPDLDVHPKALRQHSSRTVTNNLESPYSQSQQQQHRKQIRPRTSIPESTAEQRTQRSQRSSSPSPQTSDSTEEHWPNLKEKKETAGKRKTEHERREKKKNAPSSQKKKSERHASEAGRSPVRVRHSRGHEGVTRNPEKPSGKSRWQEECQSSARGGNRAPPPSPIHNALGQAVSEVLFAGSDSPTQCKTPSSSDSQAYTPPPPPQSPAVSCSGVQQSVQVIDQLMQDAEDSDGEEFEDDPLLQVLRQQRKWVKDQLREVDLMLQHL; via the exons ATGAGAAACATGGTTGCACCGGAGACAAATGGATCCAAGGAACCATCAGTTCTTGCAAA GTACATTGAACGCTTTCGTTTCGGAAAGCCACAGAGTCGAGAGGAGAGGCAGCACCAGACGACTGATGGAGGAGTAGATCAGCCATTTTGGTGGATGTCCACATCTCCTCCATCCAGTTCAACACCAACACAATCTTCAGAGAAACATATCAGAG AAGCACTTGACCTCATGAATGATGATCCTGAAATCAGCCAGAGCCCAATTTCGAAGCCTCGGCTTGATGAAACTTCAATGTCTCCAACTAGACACATGCTCAACCTCAGCCTGCTG AGTGAATTATGTGAATCATCGCACTGTGATCAAGAAGAACCAGAGATACTGCAGCTACAGGAGCGAGCCAGCCGTTTACTGCAGAGGAG TGAGCATTCTCTCAGCAGTGTCTCTGTGCCTATCAGCTCTGAGGGTCTGGGCTGCTCTGATTTCTCCTCACCCGTCAGCACAGATGAGCCACTCAGAAGACCAGTCCTGTCCACCTTAATGCCTTCAAACCACC TGGTTTTAGAGGCCGGTTTGTGTGAAGGGATGCCTATTCCTCCAGCAGTGGGTTCTGAAGGGTCTGGTGTCCGCCGTGAAGATGACATCCTGTTTCAGTGGCGTTTGAGAAGGAAGATGGAACAGGCTAGACAGCGGTGTCTGGAGGCCCCTTTTTACAATTCTGTTCTCCATTTACCTCTGTCACAAACTGCAGGACCAAACAAG CAAAGCACATTAAACAGCTCGCCTCATCAGACAGCAAACCTCTCCTTCACACCAGTCACCTCCGTTAGCCTCGATCCTCCAGTCCTTGAAACTACTCTCCCTATTTCAAGCCCCAGCGTCTCCAGACTCCAGCCTGATGTCATTCGAGAGCAACCAGACCTCGACGTCCATCCCAAAGCCCTTCGCCAGCACTCCAGTAGAACTGTCACAAACAATCTGGAATCTCCTTATTCCCAATCACAGCAACAACAACACCGCAAACAAATCAGACCACGAACCAGCATCCCAGAAAGCACAGCAGAGCAGCGCACACAGAGATCACAGAGATCATCTTCTCCATCTCCACAAACATCTGACAGCACAGAGGAGCACTGGCCAAACCTGAAGGAGAAGAAGGAGACTGCAGGCAAAAGAAAGACTGAACATGAGAGACGAGAGAAGAAGAAGAATGCACCTTCAAGCCAAAAGAAGAAATCAGAACG TCATGCTAGCGAGGCAGGCAGAAGCCCAGTGAGAGTCAGACATTCCAGGGGTCATGAAGGGGTCACTCGCAATCCGGAGAAGCCAAGTGGAAAAAGCAGGTGGCAGGAAGAGTGTCAAAGTTCAGCACGAGGAGGAAACCGAGCACCGCCACCCTCACCTATACACAACGCTCTGGGACAG GCAGTCTCTGAGGTGCTGTTTGCCGGTTCAGATTCTCCAACACAATGCAAGACTCCAAGTTCTTCAGATTCTCAAGCATACACACCACCTCCACCCCCACAATCCCCAGCGGTCTCTTGTTCCGGTGTGCAGCAATCCGTGCAGGTCATAGATCAACTCATGCAGGACGCAGAAG ACTCTGATGGGGAGGAGTTTGAAGACGATCCATTATTGCAAGTACTCAGACAACAGAGAAAATGGGTAAAGGATCAACTTCG tgaGGTGGACCTGATGCTCCAGCACCTCTGA
- the proser3 gene encoding proline and serine-rich protein 3 isoform X7, whose product MRNMVAPETNGSKEPSVLAKYIERFRFGKPQSREERQHQTTDGGVDQPFWWMSTSPPSSSTPTQSSEKHIREALDLMNDDPEISQSPISKPRLDETSMSPTRHMLNLSLLSELCESSHCDQEEPEILQLQERASRLLQRSEHSLSSVSVPISSEGLGCSDFSSPVSTDEPLRRPVLSTLMPSNHLVLEAGLCEGMPIPPAVGSEGSGVRREDDILFQWRLRRKMEQARQRCLEAPFYNSVLHLPLSQTAGPNKKQSTLNSSPHQTANLSFTPVTSVSLDPPVLETTLPISSPSVSRLQPDVIREQPDLDVHPKALRQHSSRTVTNNLESPYSQSQQQQHRKQIRPRTSIPESTAEQRTQRSQRSSSPSPQTSDSTEEHWPNLKEKKETAGKRKTEHERREKKKNAPSSQKKKSERHASEAGRSPVRVRHSRGHEGVTRNPEKPSGKSRWQEECQSSARGGNRAPPPSPIHNALGQAVSEVLFAGSDSPTQCKTPSSSDSQAYTPPPPPQSPAVSCSGVQQSVQVIDQLMQDAEDSDGEEFEDDPLLQVLRQQRKWVKDQLREVDLMLQHL is encoded by the exons ATGAGAAACATGGTTGCACCGGAGACAAATGGATCCAAGGAACCATCAGTTCTTGCAAA GTACATTGAACGCTTTCGTTTCGGAAAGCCACAGAGTCGAGAGGAGAGGCAGCACCAGACGACTGATGGAGGAGTAGATCAGCCATTTTGGTGGATGTCCACATCTCCTCCATCCAGTTCAACACCAACACAATCTTCAGAGAAACATATCAGAG AAGCACTTGACCTCATGAATGATGATCCTGAAATCAGCCAGAGCCCAATTTCGAAGCCTCGGCTTGATGAAACTTCAATGTCTCCAACTAGACACATGCTCAACCTCAGCCTGCTG AGTGAATTATGTGAATCATCGCACTGTGATCAAGAAGAACCAGAGATACTGCAGCTACAGGAGCGAGCCAGCCGTTTACTGCAGAGGAG TGAGCATTCTCTCAGCAGTGTCTCTGTGCCTATCAGCTCTGAGGGTCTGGGCTGCTCTGATTTCTCCTCACCCGTCAGCACAGATGAGCCACTCAGAAGACCAGTCCTGTCCACCTTAATGCCTTCAAACCACC TGGTTTTAGAGGCCGGTTTGTGTGAAGGGATGCCTATTCCTCCAGCAGTGGGTTCTGAAGGGTCTGGTGTCCGCCGTGAAGATGACATCCTGTTTCAGTGGCGTTTGAGAAGGAAGATGGAACAGGCTAGACAGCGGTGTCTGGAGGCCCCTTTTTACAATTCTGTTCTCCATTTACCTCTGTCACAAACTGCAGGACCAAACAAG AAGCAAAGCACATTAAACAGCTCGCCTCATCAGACAGCAAACCTCTCCTTCACACCAGTCACCTCCGTTAGCCTCGATCCTCCAGTCCTTGAAACTACTCTCCCTATTTCAAGCCCCAGCGTCTCCAGACTCCAGCCTGATGTCATTCGAGAGCAACCAGACCTCGACGTCCATCCCAAAGCCCTTCGCCAGCACTCCAGTAGAACTGTCACAAACAATCTGGAATCTCCTTATTCCCAATCACAGCAACAACAACACCGCAAACAAATCAGACCACGAACCAGCATCCCAGAAAGCACAGCAGAGCAGCGCACACAGAGATCACAGAGATCATCTTCTCCATCTCCACAAACATCTGACAGCACAGAGGAGCACTGGCCAAACCTGAAGGAGAAGAAGGAGACTGCAGGCAAAAGAAAGACTGAACATGAGAGACGAGAGAAGAAGAAGAATGCACCTTCAAGCCAAAAGAAGAAATCAGAACG TCATGCTAGCGAGGCAGGCAGAAGCCCAGTGAGAGTCAGACATTCCAGGGGTCATGAAGGGGTCACTCGCAATCCGGAGAAGCCAAGTGGAAAAAGCAGGTGGCAGGAAGAGTGTCAAAGTTCAGCACGAGGAGGAAACCGAGCACCGCCACCCTCACCTATACACAACGCTCTGGGACAG GCAGTCTCTGAGGTGCTGTTTGCCGGTTCAGATTCTCCAACACAATGCAAGACTCCAAGTTCTTCAGATTCTCAAGCATACACACCACCTCCACCCCCACAATCCCCAGCGGTCTCTTGTTCCGGTGTGCAGCAATCCGTGCAGGTCATAGATCAACTCATGCAGGACGCAGAAG ACTCTGATGGGGAGGAGTTTGAAGACGATCCATTATTGCAAGTACTCAGACAACAGAGAAAATGGGTAAAGGATCAACTTCG tgaGGTGGACCTGATGCTCCAGCACCTCTGA